A portion of the Gossypium arboreum isolate Shixiya-1 chromosome 8, ASM2569848v2, whole genome shotgun sequence genome contains these proteins:
- the LOC108470239 gene encoding shaggy-related protein kinase theta-like isoform X2, with amino-acid sequence MASTSSETAASTSNAASSSSNITEKLDLDQLPNEMHEMRIRDEKTTGHYDKDVGSNVINGNGTEAGQIITTVVGGRGGHPKQTISYMAERVVGTGSFGVVFQAKCMERGEPVAIKKVLQDKRYKNRELQIMHLLDHPNTVQLKHYFFSTTEKNELYLNLILEFVPETVFRVSKHYCRMNRHMPFFYVQLYTYQICRALNYLHHVVGVCHRDIKPQNLLVNPQTHHLKICDFGSAKMLMPGEPNISYICSRFYRAPELIFGATEYTTAIDMWSVGCVMAELLLGQPLFPGESGVDQLVEIIKKLGTPTREEIKCMNPKYTEFKFPQIKAHPWHKIFNRKIPPEALDLVSRLLQYSPNLRCTAIEACAHPFFDDLRDPTACLPNGRALPPLFDFTAQELAGASPELRQRLIPEHART; translated from the exons ATGGCTTCTACTTCATCGGAAACTGCAGCAAGCACGTCCAATGCAGCTTCTAGTTCTAGTAATATAACAGAGAAATTAGATCTCGATCAGCTCcctaatgaaatgcatgaaatgagAATTAGAGATGAGAAAACTACTGGCCATTATGATAAG GATGTTGGATCTAATGTTATTAATGGAAATGGAACAGAAGCAGGTCAAATAATTACAACTGTTGTTGGTGGTCGAGGCGGGCATCCAAAACAG ACAATCTCGTATATGGCTGAGCGTGTGGTTGGGACTGGTTCATTTGGTGTCGTCTTTCAG GCTAAATGTATGGAGAGAGGTGAACCTGTTGCTATAAAGAAGGTTCTGCAGGATAAAAGATACAAGAATAGGGAGCTGCAGattatgcatctacttgatcatcCTAATACAGTCCAATTGAAGCACTATTTCTTTTCAACCACCGAAAAGAATGAGCTCTATCTTAACCTTATTCTGGAATTTGTACCTGAAACAGTTTTCCGAGTTTCAAAACACTATTGTAGAATGAATCGCCATATGCCCTTTTTTTATGTACAGCTGTATACATACCAG ATATGTCGTGCTCTAAATTATTTACACCATGTGGTTGGTGTATGCCATCGTGATATTAAGCCGCAAAATTTACTG GTCAATCCCCAGACTCACCATCTCAAGATATGTGATTTTGGCAGTGCGAAGATGTTG ATGCCAGGTGAACCCAACATATCATATATATGCTCACGATTTTATAGGGCTCCAGAACTGATATTTGGAGCAACGGAATACACAACTGCTATTGACATGTGGTCTGTCGGTTGTGTCATGGCTGAGCTTCTGCTTGGACAG CCATTGTTTCCTGGTGAAAGTGGCGTTGATCAGCTAGTGGAAATCATAAAG AAATTGGGAACTCCCACTAGGGAAGAAATCAAATGTATGAATCCAAAATATACAGAGTTCAAATTCCCTCAGATCAAAGCTCATCCATGGCATAAG ATATTTAACCGGAAAATACCTCCTGAAGCATTGGATCTTGTGTCAAGGCTGCTTCAGTATTCGCCAAACTTACGTTGCACCGCT ATTGAGGCTTGTGCACACCCTTTCTTTGATGATTTGAGAGACCCCACTGCATGTTTGCCTAATGGGCGAGCTCTACCTCCTCTATTCGATTTCACGGCTCAAG AATTGGCTGGTGCATCTCCCGAACTACGTCAACGTCTTATTCCGGAACACGCAAGGACATAA
- the LOC108470240 gene encoding uncharacterized protein LOC108470240 translates to MANPSSKATVPVPRKLQTSSSSPGGAATSTKSDDGANPYEPRVMGFFKRVGMHDPNVENYSSRDFYSNLLCNTLKTHTVRRGHVTCLATVTPAVANYFGGLHGGAVAAIAERVAIATSRTVVGVDKEIFLVDLGISYLSAAPKDAELIVDGAVVKSGRNITAVSIEFKMKKTGKLLFTSRATFHNSPLAKL, encoded by the exons ATGGCAAACCCCTCTTCCAAAGCTACAGTTCCTGTTCCCCGGAAGCTCCAAACGTCATCATCTTCACCTGGTGGGGCTGCTACCTCCACCAAATCCGATGACGGAGCTAACCCCTACGAGCCTCGAGTTATGGGTTTCTTTAAAAGGGTAGGAATGCACGATCCCAATGTAGAAAACTACAGTTCCAGAGACTTCTACTCCAATCTATTATGCAACACCCTCAAGACCCACACTGTCCGACGTGGCCACGTCACCTGCTTGGCCACCGTCACACCCGCTGTCGCC AATTATTTTGGTGGGTTACATGGAGGGGCCGTTGCGGCGATAGCGGAAAGGGTGGCGATTGCGACGAGTAGGACGGTGGTCGGTGTGGATAAGGAAATTTTCCTTGTTGATTTGGGGATATCTTATCTCTCTGCTGCTCCGAAAGAT GCAGAGCTGATTGTTGATGGAGCTGTAGTGAAAAGTGGAAGGAATATAACTGCAGTTTCTATTGAATTCAAGATGAAGAAAACTGGGAAACTGCTCTTTACTTCTCGTGCTACCTTCCATAATTCACCCCTTGCCAAGTTATGA
- the LOC108470239 gene encoding shaggy-related protein kinase theta-like isoform X1 yields the protein MNVMRRLKSIASSRSSISDSGGDSFTKRAKVDQEAEFKATGESNISDRSTSGPEHHMASTSSETAASTSNAASSSSNITEKLDLDQLPNEMHEMRIRDEKTTGHYDKDVGSNVINGNGTEAGQIITTVVGGRGGHPKQTISYMAERVVGTGSFGVVFQAKCMERGEPVAIKKVLQDKRYKNRELQIMHLLDHPNTVQLKHYFFSTTEKNELYLNLILEFVPETVFRVSKHYCRMNRHMPFFYVQLYTYQICRALNYLHHVVGVCHRDIKPQNLLVNPQTHHLKICDFGSAKMLMPGEPNISYICSRFYRAPELIFGATEYTTAIDMWSVGCVMAELLLGQPLFPGESGVDQLVEIIKKLGTPTREEIKCMNPKYTEFKFPQIKAHPWHKIFNRKIPPEALDLVSRLLQYSPNLRCTAIEACAHPFFDDLRDPTACLPNGRALPPLFDFTAQELAGASPELRQRLIPEHART from the exons GGTGGTGATAGCTTCACCAAGAGGGCAAAGGTTGATCAAGAAGCAGAATTCAAGGCAACAGGGGAATCAAATATCTCTGATAGGAGTACCTCTGGGCCAGAGCATCATATGGCTTCTACTTCATCGGAAACTGCAGCAAGCACGTCCAATGCAGCTTCTAGTTCTAGTAATATAACAGAGAAATTAGATCTCGATCAGCTCcctaatgaaatgcatgaaatgagAATTAGAGATGAGAAAACTACTGGCCATTATGATAAG GATGTTGGATCTAATGTTATTAATGGAAATGGAACAGAAGCAGGTCAAATAATTACAACTGTTGTTGGTGGTCGAGGCGGGCATCCAAAACAG ACAATCTCGTATATGGCTGAGCGTGTGGTTGGGACTGGTTCATTTGGTGTCGTCTTTCAG GCTAAATGTATGGAGAGAGGTGAACCTGTTGCTATAAAGAAGGTTCTGCAGGATAAAAGATACAAGAATAGGGAGCTGCAGattatgcatctacttgatcatcCTAATACAGTCCAATTGAAGCACTATTTCTTTTCAACCACCGAAAAGAATGAGCTCTATCTTAACCTTATTCTGGAATTTGTACCTGAAACAGTTTTCCGAGTTTCAAAACACTATTGTAGAATGAATCGCCATATGCCCTTTTTTTATGTACAGCTGTATACATACCAG ATATGTCGTGCTCTAAATTATTTACACCATGTGGTTGGTGTATGCCATCGTGATATTAAGCCGCAAAATTTACTG GTCAATCCCCAGACTCACCATCTCAAGATATGTGATTTTGGCAGTGCGAAGATGTTG ATGCCAGGTGAACCCAACATATCATATATATGCTCACGATTTTATAGGGCTCCAGAACTGATATTTGGAGCAACGGAATACACAACTGCTATTGACATGTGGTCTGTCGGTTGTGTCATGGCTGAGCTTCTGCTTGGACAG CCATTGTTTCCTGGTGAAAGTGGCGTTGATCAGCTAGTGGAAATCATAAAG AAATTGGGAACTCCCACTAGGGAAGAAATCAAATGTATGAATCCAAAATATACAGAGTTCAAATTCCCTCAGATCAAAGCTCATCCATGGCATAAG ATATTTAACCGGAAAATACCTCCTGAAGCATTGGATCTTGTGTCAAGGCTGCTTCAGTATTCGCCAAACTTACGTTGCACCGCT ATTGAGGCTTGTGCACACCCTTTCTTTGATGATTTGAGAGACCCCACTGCATGTTTGCCTAATGGGCGAGCTCTACCTCCTCTATTCGATTTCACGGCTCAAG AATTGGCTGGTGCATCTCCCGAACTACGTCAACGTCTTATTCCGGAACACGCAAGGACATAA